The following proteins are co-located in the Paenibacillus sp. FSL H8-0079 genome:
- the ispF gene encoding 2-C-methyl-D-erythritol 2,4-cyclodiphosphate synthase produces the protein MIRVGQGFDVHQLVEGRPCIIGGVTIPYEKGLLGHSDADVLLHAISDAILGALALGDIGKHFPDTDPEFKDADSLKLLEHVWQLVKDRGYKLGNIDSTIIAQKPKMAPYIPQMAEVIAKALEADVTQVNVKATTTEQLGFPGRGEGIAAQSVVCLVRV, from the coding sequence ATGATACGTGTAGGACAGGGATTTGATGTACATCAGCTGGTAGAGGGACGCCCGTGTATTATTGGCGGAGTAACGATTCCTTATGAAAAAGGTCTGCTGGGTCACTCGGACGCAGACGTGCTGTTGCACGCGATCAGTGATGCCATTTTGGGTGCACTGGCACTTGGGGATATTGGAAAGCACTTCCCGGATACCGATCCGGAATTCAAAGATGCCGACAGCCTGAAATTGCTGGAGCATGTATGGCAGCTTGTGAAGGATCGCGGCTATAAGCTAGGGAATATCGATTCAACGATTATTGCCCAGAAGCCAAAGATGGCTCCTTATATCCCACAGATGGCTGAGGTTATTGCCAAGGCACTGGAAGCGGATGTAACGCAGGTGAACGTGAAAGCAACAACGACAGAGCAACTGGGATTCCCGGGACGGGGAGAGGGCATTGCCGCTCAATCCGTTGTTTGCCTTGTACGTGTGTGA
- the ispD gene encoding 2-C-methyl-D-erythritol 4-phosphate cytidylyltransferase — MDKGWGVVIVAAGRGTRMGTTESKQFLLLQDKPVFIHTLEVFAVLDEIREMVLVTGTADVERCQDWVKEYQLDSRVRVIPGGKERQHSVHKGLEALGTDWVLVHDGVRPFVNHEQIKGCMAAAIAGGGAAVLAVPVKDTIKQVNAEGVVTATPDRSSLWSIQTPQAFRLSSLLSAYESAEQDGFLGTDDAMLAERQGMSVKVVEGNYTNIKLTTPEDLKYAAFLLGGEKKR, encoded by the coding sequence ATGGATAAAGGGTGGGGCGTTGTCATTGTGGCAGCAGGTCGCGGAACCCGGATGGGGACGACCGAGAGCAAACAGTTTCTGTTGCTGCAGGACAAGCCCGTTTTCATACATACGCTTGAGGTATTTGCTGTGCTGGACGAGATCCGCGAGATGGTGCTGGTCACAGGAACCGCAGATGTTGAACGCTGCCAGGATTGGGTAAAAGAATACCAACTGGATTCACGTGTCCGTGTTATCCCCGGAGGGAAAGAGAGACAACATTCTGTCCATAAAGGCCTTGAGGCACTTGGGACGGATTGGGTTCTCGTTCACGACGGGGTACGTCCTTTTGTGAACCATGAGCAGATCAAGGGATGCATGGCGGCCGCCATAGCCGGTGGTGGAGCAGCTGTACTGGCGGTTCCCGTGAAGGATACGATCAAACAAGTGAATGCGGAAGGAGTCGTTACGGCGACGCCAGACCGTAGCAGTCTGTGGAGCATTCAAACCCCGCAGGCTTTTCGTCTTTCTTCCCTGCTCTCCGCCTACGAATCAGCTGAGCAGGACGGATTTCTGGGAACAGATGATGCCATGCTGGCTGAACGTCAGGGAATGTCGGTCAAGGTTGTGGAAGGCAATTATACCAATATCAAATTAACAACGCCGGAAGATTTGAAATATGCTGCGTTTTTGCTGGGGGGAGAGAAGAAGCGATGA
- the sigH gene encoding RNA polymerase sporulation sigma factor SigH — MSVDLKDIMLSKYDYQSDEDIVEAFREGESEALEFLINKYRNFVRAKARSYFLIGADREDIIQEGMIGLYKSIRDFKGDKLASFKAFAELCITRQIITAIKTATRQKHIPLNSYVSLDKPIYDEESDRTLLDVICGTQVSDPEELIINQEEFVGLEDKMSEILSDLERKVLMLYLDGRSYQEIAVDLDRHVKSIDNALQRVKRKLEKYLEVRDN, encoded by the coding sequence GTGAGTGTCGACCTCAAAGATATCATGTTATCCAAGTATGATTACCAAAGTGACGAAGACATTGTCGAAGCTTTCCGTGAAGGCGAAAGCGAAGCGTTAGAGTTTTTGATTAACAAATATCGTAACTTTGTACGCGCCAAGGCAAGATCTTATTTTCTGATTGGGGCAGACCGGGAAGATATTATTCAAGAAGGAATGATTGGCCTCTACAAATCCATTCGAGATTTCAAAGGGGACAAGCTGGCTTCGTTCAAGGCTTTTGCTGAACTGTGTATTACAAGGCAGATCATCACGGCGATTAAGACAGCAACACGTCAGAAACATATTCCGCTTAATTCTTATGTATCTCTGGACAAGCCTATTTATGACGAAGAGTCTGATCGTACGTTACTCGATGTGATTTGTGGAACCCAGGTCAGTGATCCGGAAGAACTTATCATTAATCAGGAAGAGTTTGTGGGCCTGGAAGATAAAATGTCCGAGATTCTGAGTGATCTGGAACGTAAAGTATTGATGTTGTATCTGGACGGGAGATCTTATCAAGAGATTGCAGTAGATTTGGACAGACATGTGAAGTCCATTGATAATGCACTACAGCGTGTGAAGCGCAAGCTTGAAAAGTACCTGGAAGTTCGAGATAATTAA
- a CDS encoding ribonuclease III domain-containing protein, translating to MSEEYLNTPKQQEQGTEGGWFPYPPSRPARLIPPIALAYIGDAVYEVAVRQYLLSKANMRPNHLHRSATGLVSAKAQSRILTTIEAALTEEERDIVRQGRNAKSGSIPKNADVLEYRHATAFECLIGYLYSSGRHDRMIELIGLGIEQAEQQSPSPTKK from the coding sequence ATGAGCGAGGAATATTTGAATACACCAAAACAACAGGAGCAGGGCACAGAAGGAGGATGGTTCCCATATCCCCCTTCCAGACCTGCGAGGTTGATTCCTCCTATTGCGCTGGCCTATATTGGTGATGCGGTATATGAGGTGGCTGTTCGTCAATATCTGTTGTCGAAGGCGAACATGCGTCCCAATCATCTGCACCGTAGTGCAACCGGATTGGTATCAGCGAAGGCACAGAGCCGCATACTTACAACGATTGAGGCTGCACTGACAGAAGAAGAACGGGACATCGTCCGGCAAGGGCGGAACGCCAAGTCGGGCAGTATCCCCAAAAATGCAGATGTTCTGGAGTACAGACATGCCACGGCTTTTGAATGTCTCATTGGTTACCTCTACAGCAGTGGTCGTCATGATCGCATGATTGAACTGATCGGGCTTGGCATTGAGCAAGCGGAACAACAATCGCCATCACCGACAAAAAAATAG
- the nusG gene encoding transcription termination/antitermination protein NusG, which produces MEKRWYVVHTYSGYENKVKANLEKRVESMGMEDKIFRVLVPMEEEVVNKDGKKKTVMRKVYPGYVLVEMVQTDDSWYVVRNTPGVTGFVGSTGSGSKPTALLPEEVEQILKHMGMVEPKPKIEFEIKESVRIKVGPFANFVGSVEEILVDKSKLKVHVNMFGRETPLELEYTQVEKI; this is translated from the coding sequence ATGGAAAAAAGATGGTACGTCGTTCATACCTATTCAGGGTATGAGAACAAGGTCAAGGCCAATTTGGAAAAACGCGTAGAGTCTATGGGCATGGAAGACAAGATATTCCGCGTTCTTGTTCCAATGGAAGAAGAAGTGGTAAACAAGGACGGTAAGAAAAAAACCGTTATGCGTAAAGTTTACCCCGGTTATGTCTTGGTGGAAATGGTACAGACGGATGATTCTTGGTATGTTGTTCGCAACACACCAGGGGTTACAGGATTTGTCGGTTCGACAGGTTCTGGGTCCAAACCTACTGCTTTGTTGCCTGAAGAAGTGGAACAAATTCTGAAGCACATGGGTATGGTTGAACCTAAGCCGAAAATTGAGTTCGAAATTAAGGAATCCGTACGTATTAAAGTCGGTCCTTTTGCGAATTTTGTAGGCTCCGTGGAAGAAATTTTGGTAGACAAAAGCAAGTTGAAAGTGCACGTGAACATGTTTGGACGGGAAACGCCGCTTGAGTTGGAATACACACAAGTGGAGAAGATCTAG
- a CDS encoding PIN/TRAM domain-containing protein: MWKKGILTFTGLCGAWFGYTAYHLAGKSVPWMAEWIQSAGLLGAGISTLLGAVMFMAVCNIGGTLMADRLHSGIDSLAKVPMNELAAGAAGTVAGLLVALLLYPVVGWMGTAGEVLQVALTVISAYSGYTLAMAKKDDLGAFWMSGRWGHPEVDEDRRMEEHKILDTSVIIDGRIADICKTGFIEGTIVIPEFVLEELQHIADSSDLLKRNRGRRGLDILNKIQKELDVKVLIYEGDFEEISEVDSKLVKLAKVLQGKVVTNDFNLNKVCELQGVSVLNINDLANAVKPVVLPGEEIMVQIIKDGKEHGQGVAYLDDGTMIVVEGGREYIGMMMEVLVTSVLQTSAGRMIFAKPKLLEKAQ, translated from the coding sequence ATGTGGAAAAAAGGCATTTTAACTTTTACAGGATTGTGCGGTGCATGGTTCGGCTACACGGCATATCATCTGGCAGGAAAATCGGTCCCATGGATGGCGGAGTGGATTCAGTCAGCAGGATTACTGGGAGCTGGTATATCGACGCTGCTGGGAGCTGTAATGTTTATGGCTGTATGTAATATTGGTGGAACATTGATGGCAGACAGGCTGCATAGTGGAATTGATTCATTGGCAAAAGTACCTATGAACGAATTGGCTGCAGGTGCTGCAGGTACCGTTGCAGGATTGCTCGTGGCCTTGTTACTTTACCCTGTTGTGGGATGGATGGGGACGGCAGGAGAAGTGCTACAAGTGGCGCTGACGGTGATTAGTGCTTATTCCGGTTATACCCTTGCCATGGCGAAGAAAGACGATCTGGGGGCCTTCTGGATGTCTGGACGATGGGGTCATCCCGAGGTGGACGAGGACAGACGGATGGAAGAACATAAAATTCTGGATACCAGTGTTATTATCGATGGGCGTATCGCTGATATATGCAAAACCGGATTTATTGAAGGTACGATCGTAATTCCGGAATTTGTTCTGGAGGAGTTACAGCATATTGCTGATTCATCGGATCTGCTCAAGCGGAATAGAGGACGGCGTGGACTGGACATTTTGAACAAAATCCAGAAGGAACTTGATGTAAAAGTCCTGATTTACGAGGGGGATTTCGAGGAAATCTCCGAGGTGGACAGCAAACTGGTTAAACTGGCTAAAGTGCTTCAGGGCAAAGTGGTCACCAATGACTTTAACCTGAACAAAGTGTGCGAACTCCAAGGTGTATCTGTGTTGAACATTAATGATCTCGCCAATGCGGTTAAGCCGGTTGTTCTGCCAGGTGAGGAGATCATGGTGCAGATCATCAAGGATGGCAAGGAGCATGGTCAAGGTGTAGCCTATCTGGATGATGGCACCATGATCGTTGTGGAGGGCGGACGCGAGTATATCGGCATGATGATGGAAGTGCTGGTGACCAGTGTGTTGCAGACTTCAGCGGGACGAATGATTTTTGCCAAGCCGAAACTGTTGGAAAAAGCCCAATAA
- the cysE gene encoding serine O-acetyltransferase, with product MFKKIRSDIQAVFENDPAARGWFEVVFTYSGLHAIWAHRIAHFLYKRRWFSVARFISQVSRFMTGIEIHPGATIGNRLFIDHGMGVVIGETCEIGDDVVIYQGVTLGGTGKEKGKRHPTIGNNVVISSGAKVLGSFSVGDQCNIGANSVVLKEVPSNSTVVGIPGRIVKQDGRRVDRLSQQLPDPVVDSLRSMQQELERLQQEIRTLQNARENETVRDT from the coding sequence ATGTTCAAGAAGATCAGATCAGATATCCAGGCGGTGTTTGAAAACGACCCGGCGGCCCGAGGATGGTTTGAGGTGGTATTCACCTACTCAGGGCTGCATGCAATATGGGCACACCGGATCGCTCATTTTTTATACAAGCGAAGATGGTTCTCGGTTGCCCGGTTCATTTCGCAGGTTAGTCGTTTTATGACAGGAATTGAGATACACCCTGGAGCTACGATCGGAAATCGGTTGTTTATTGACCATGGAATGGGCGTCGTTATTGGAGAAACATGTGAGATTGGCGATGATGTCGTTATCTATCAGGGGGTTACCCTTGGCGGAACAGGGAAAGAAAAAGGAAAGAGACATCCGACCATTGGTAATAATGTGGTTATCTCATCCGGAGCCAAAGTGCTGGGTTCATTTAGCGTGGGGGATCAATGTAACATTGGCGCTAACTCCGTTGTGCTTAAGGAAGTCCCTTCCAACAGTACCGTGGTGGGTATACCGGGCAGAATTGTTAAACAGGACGGTCGACGGGTAGATCGCCTCAGTCAGCAGTTGCCCGATCCGGTCGTTGACTCCTTGCGCAGCATGCAACAAGAACTCGAACGATTGCAGCAAGAAATACGTACACTGCAGAATGCCCGTGAAAATGAGACTGTGCGTGATACGTGA
- the rplK gene encoding 50S ribosomal protein L11 — translation MAKKVIKMVKLQIPAGKANPAPPVGPALGQAGVNIMAFCKEFNARTADQAGLIIPVEISVFEDRSFTFITKTPPAAVLLKVAAKVEKGSGEPNKKKVATVKRDAVRQIAEQKMPDLNAADVESAMRMVEGTARSMGITIED, via the coding sequence ATGGCGAAAAAAGTTATTAAAATGGTAAAACTGCAGATTCCAGCAGGTAAAGCAAACCCAGCACCACCAGTAGGTCCGGCTTTGGGTCAAGCAGGTGTCAACATCATGGCATTCTGTAAAGAATTCAACGCTCGTACAGCTGATCAAGCGGGATTGATTATTCCAGTTGAAATTTCTGTATTCGAGGACCGTTCCTTTACTTTCATCACTAAAACTCCACCAGCAGCAGTACTGTTGAAAGTGGCAGCTAAAGTTGAAAAAGGATCCGGCGAACCGAACAAGAAAAAAGTTGCTACTGTTAAACGTGATGCGGTTCGTCAAATCGCAGAACAAAAAATGCCTGACCTGAATGCAGCAGACGTTGAGTCCGCAATGCGTATGGTCGAAGGTACTGCCCGCAGCATGGGTATCACCATCGAAGACTAA
- the pssA gene encoding CDP-diacylglycerol--serine O-phosphatidyltransferase → MLTRFIPNLFTLGNLFLGMMAILLAIDGNYSLAAIMVIVAMLLDGLDGRVARALNAQSEFGKELDSLSDMVSFGAAPALIIFMVSFQDSMPILAWIATAAFPICGAIRLARFNVRPGIPGYFTGLPIPAAGGVLATLSLFNKDIGPVSMMIATLLLSYLMVSSLKYPNFKKVGLPRKAIWIAPWVVLFAIAVAVIFPEQLSKLIFIPLVLYALYGMKHNVRTAASRSRAKKRKDEKSSRPSDR, encoded by the coding sequence ATGCTAACCAGATTCATTCCGAATCTCTTTACCCTGGGTAATCTGTTTCTTGGAATGATGGCAATTTTGCTTGCGATTGATGGAAATTACAGTTTGGCTGCCATTATGGTCATTGTAGCGATGCTGCTGGATGGTCTGGATGGCCGAGTGGCACGTGCACTCAATGCCCAAAGTGAATTCGGCAAGGAACTGGATTCCTTGTCTGACATGGTTTCCTTTGGTGCAGCACCAGCCCTGATCATATTTATGGTGTCGTTTCAAGATTCAATGCCGATCCTCGCCTGGATCGCAACAGCGGCTTTTCCGATCTGCGGAGCCATTCGTCTGGCTCGGTTTAATGTTCGTCCGGGAATCCCCGGGTACTTCACAGGTCTGCCGATTCCGGCAGCCGGCGGGGTGCTGGCTACACTGTCCTTGTTCAATAAGGATATTGGCCCGGTTAGCATGATGATTGCTACATTGCTGTTATCGTATCTGATGGTGAGTTCGCTTAAATATCCCAATTTCAAAAAGGTCGGTTTGCCACGCAAGGCAATCTGGATTGCGCCATGGGTTGTGTTATTTGCCATAGCTGTAGCCGTTATTTTCCCAGAGCAGTTATCCAAGTTGATCTTTATTCCGCTGGTGTTATACGCCTTGTATGGAATGAAGCATAATGTGCGAACAGCGGCCTCGCGTAGTCGGGCCAAAAAGCGCAAGGATGAGAAATCTTCCCGTCCTTCCGATCGTTAA
- the rlmB gene encoding 23S rRNA (guanosine(2251)-2'-O)-methyltransferase RlmB has protein sequence MEEEWIAGKHSVTEALRSGRTINKIWIADTAQKHLTQPIISEAKKLGIVIQHVDKRKLDQTVPGIQHQGVVAQAAPYAYVEVEDILAAAKAKNEHPFLILLDEIEDPHNLGSILRTADCTGAHGVIVPKRRSAAVTVTVSKTSAGAVEYVPVARVSNLGQTIDRLKEEGVWVVGTDVTAHEGVFGNGVFTGPVALVIGNENKGMGRLIREKCDVLIKLPMQGQINSLNASVAAGVVMYEVLRSRQVQE, from the coding sequence ATGGAAGAAGAATGGATCGCCGGTAAACACTCCGTGACGGAGGCGCTGCGTTCAGGCCGGACCATTAATAAAATATGGATTGCCGATACAGCACAGAAACATCTGACTCAACCCATTATCTCGGAAGCTAAAAAACTTGGTATTGTCATTCAACACGTGGACAAGCGTAAGTTGGACCAAACGGTACCAGGCATTCAGCATCAAGGGGTAGTCGCACAAGCGGCACCTTACGCTTATGTGGAGGTAGAAGACATTCTTGCCGCAGCAAAAGCGAAGAATGAGCATCCTTTCCTGATCCTGCTGGATGAGATTGAAGATCCTCATAACCTGGGGTCCATTTTGCGGACAGCAGACTGCACGGGTGCACATGGCGTCATTGTACCCAAACGTCGCTCGGCGGCGGTAACAGTGACTGTATCTAAAACGTCAGCAGGCGCCGTGGAGTACGTACCAGTGGCTCGTGTAAGTAATCTCGGGCAGACTATCGATCGCCTTAAAGAAGAAGGTGTGTGGGTTGTAGGGACAGATGTCACTGCTCATGAAGGTGTCTTTGGTAACGGCGTCTTTACTGGCCCTGTGGCATTGGTAATCGGCAATGAAAACAAGGGAATGGGACGACTCATTCGTGAGAAATGCGATGTACTGATCAAATTACCGATGCAAGGTCAGATTAATTCCCTGAATGCTTCCGTGGCAGCGGGTGTTGTCATGTATGAAGTGCTCCGCTCGCGTCAAGTGCAGGAATAG
- the cysS gene encoding cysteine--tRNA ligase produces MTLQIYNTMSRTKEDFVPQEPGKVKMYVCGPTVYDYIHIGNARPVIFFDTVRGYLEQIGHEVNYVVNFTDVDDKLIRKAEQLGTDVPHVAEKFIAAYYEDLEGLGIPKASSNPRVTENMPLIIDFIRELVEKGFAYENGGDVYYRTGKFSEYGKLSKQNLQELQFGIRVGVDERKEHPEDFVLWKAAKPGEIYWSSPWGDGRPGWHIECSAMAREYLGDTLDIHGGGQDLQFPHHECECAQSEVLTGKPLANYWMHNGFIRIDNEKMSKSLGNGVLVKDLRNQYKREAIRYFMLSTHYRNPLNFTDDTMEQAQNSVDRIANAVGNLNHRLNAVSVDQDISADFAARLDQIRQQYHEKMQDDFNTPDAITAMFEWAGEANQLLQQEVVNAADIRALLELFNELNAVLRIYTDAEPELLDEEVERLIEERVEARKSKNWARADEIRDELSARGILLEDTAQGMRWRRK; encoded by the coding sequence ATGACGCTTCAAATTTATAATACGATGAGTCGTACAAAAGAGGATTTTGTTCCCCAAGAGCCGGGGAAAGTAAAAATGTATGTGTGCGGACCAACGGTGTATGACTACATTCATATCGGGAATGCACGCCCGGTTATCTTTTTCGACACGGTTCGCGGGTACCTGGAACAAATAGGACATGAAGTGAACTATGTGGTGAACTTCACGGATGTCGACGACAAGCTGATCCGCAAAGCAGAACAACTTGGAACAGACGTCCCTCATGTCGCGGAGAAGTTTATTGCGGCCTATTATGAAGACCTTGAAGGACTGGGTATTCCGAAGGCAAGCAGCAATCCGAGAGTTACAGAGAACATGCCGCTCATTATTGATTTTATCCGTGAGTTGGTTGAAAAGGGATTTGCATATGAAAATGGTGGTGACGTCTATTATCGCACAGGCAAATTCAGCGAATATGGCAAACTCTCGAAACAAAACCTGCAGGAGTTGCAATTCGGAATCCGTGTAGGTGTGGACGAGCGTAAAGAGCATCCCGAAGATTTCGTGCTCTGGAAGGCAGCCAAACCAGGTGAGATCTACTGGTCCAGTCCTTGGGGCGATGGTCGACCAGGCTGGCATATTGAGTGCTCCGCCATGGCTAGGGAATACCTAGGGGATACACTGGACATTCACGGAGGCGGACAGGATCTGCAGTTCCCGCACCATGAGTGCGAATGCGCCCAATCCGAGGTATTAACAGGTAAACCGCTTGCCAACTACTGGATGCATAATGGTTTTATCCGAATCGATAACGAGAAAATGTCGAAATCACTCGGCAATGGTGTTCTCGTTAAAGACTTGCGGAATCAATATAAACGCGAAGCAATTCGTTATTTCATGTTGTCTACCCACTATCGCAATCCATTGAACTTTACGGATGATACGATGGAGCAGGCACAGAACAGTGTGGACCGGATTGCAAATGCTGTAGGTAACCTGAACCATCGTCTGAATGCGGTATCCGTAGATCAGGACATCTCAGCAGATTTTGCGGCAAGACTCGACCAGATTCGTCAACAGTATCACGAGAAGATGCAGGACGATTTCAATACACCTGATGCAATTACAGCTATGTTTGAGTGGGCAGGGGAAGCCAACCAATTGTTGCAGCAAGAAGTAGTCAATGCTGCTGACATTCGTGCACTCCTCGAATTGTTCAATGAACTGAATGCTGTTCTGCGCATCTATACTGACGCAGAGCCAGAACTTTTGGATGAAGAAGTAGAGCGTCTGATTGAAGAGCGTGTCGAAGCGCGTAAGTCCAAAAACTGGGCAAGAGCGGATGAAATTCGCGATGAATTGTCTGCACGTGGCATCCTGCTTGAGGATACAGCGCAGGGGATGAGATGGCGGCGCAAATGA
- the gltX gene encoding glutamate--tRNA ligase has translation MSTDIRVRYAPSPTGHLHIGNARTALFNYLYAKHNNGKFIIRIEDTDVKRNIAGGEESQLKYLKWLGIEWDESIDVGGEYGPYRQTERLDLYRKYTQELLDKGLAYRCFCTEEELEQEREEQSARGETPRYSGKHRDLTPEQISAFEAEGRVASIRFRVPEERTYTFDDMVKGTISFNSKESGDFVIVKKDGIPTYNYAVAVDDHLMKISHVLRGEDHISNTPRQLMIYEALGWEPPQFGHMTLIVNENHKKLSKRDESVIQFIEQYDQLGYLPEAMFNFISLLGWSPEGEEEIFSQEQLISIFDTKRLSKSPAVFDTHKLAHLNNHYIKHADPERIAEMAIPHLQKAGRISSELSAEQKEWAYTLVHLYQEQMNSASDIVKLSEVFFRSNLELESEGEAVLAEEQVPTVLKAFADKVQASEEFTPSKMAALIKEVQKETGFKGKQLFMPIRVALTGQTHGRDLNQTIVLLGRDTVIERLLAQVK, from the coding sequence ATGAGCACGGATATTCGTGTGCGTTACGCGCCGAGCCCAACGGGACACCTGCATATCGGGAATGCCCGTACGGCGTTGTTTAACTATTTATATGCCAAACATAATAACGGTAAATTCATTATTCGTATTGAAGATACGGACGTGAAACGGAATATTGCCGGTGGTGAAGAAAGCCAACTGAAATACCTGAAATGGCTCGGAATTGAGTGGGACGAAAGTATTGACGTGGGCGGAGAATACGGACCATACCGTCAAACGGAACGTCTGGACCTCTATCGTAAATATACGCAGGAATTGCTGGATAAAGGTCTGGCTTACCGTTGCTTCTGCACGGAAGAAGAATTGGAGCAAGAGCGCGAGGAACAGTCCGCACGTGGAGAAACACCGCGTTATTCTGGCAAACACCGTGACCTGACTCCAGAGCAAATTAGTGCGTTTGAAGCGGAAGGCCGCGTAGCGAGTATTCGTTTCCGTGTGCCGGAAGAGCGCACATATACGTTTGATGATATGGTTAAAGGCACAATCTCGTTCAACAGCAAGGAATCCGGTGACTTCGTCATTGTGAAAAAGGATGGCATTCCCACATACAACTATGCCGTTGCTGTGGATGATCACTTGATGAAGATCTCCCACGTCCTGCGTGGGGAAGATCACATCTCGAACACGCCGCGTCAACTGATGATCTATGAAGCGCTTGGCTGGGAGCCACCGCAATTCGGTCATATGACGTTGATCGTGAATGAAAATCACAAGAAGCTGAGTAAACGGGATGAGTCTGTTATCCAGTTTATTGAGCAGTATGATCAGCTCGGCTATTTGCCTGAAGCGATGTTTAACTTTATTTCCTTACTCGGCTGGTCGCCGGAAGGGGAAGAAGAGATCTTCTCGCAAGAGCAACTGATCTCCATTTTTGATACGAAACGTCTGTCCAAGAGCCCTGCGGTATTTGATACCCACAAGCTGGCGCACTTGAACAACCACTATATCAAACATGCTGACCCGGAACGTATTGCCGAAATGGCCATTCCGCATCTGCAAAAGGCTGGACGTATTTCTTCCGAGCTGTCTGCTGAACAAAAAGAATGGGCTTATACTCTGGTACACCTGTACCAAGAGCAGATGAATTCTGCCTCCGATATTGTCAAATTGTCGGAAGTATTCTTCCGTTCCAATCTGGAGCTTGAAAGTGAAGGAGAAGCAGTGCTTGCGGAGGAGCAGGTGCCAACTGTACTGAAGGCATTTGCGGATAAAGTACAGGCGAGCGAAGAGTTTACTCCAAGCAAAATGGCTGCATTGATCAAGGAAGTACAGAAAGAAACCGGCTTTAAGGGCAAACAGCTCTTTATGCCAATTCGTGTAGCCTTGACTGGACAGACGCATGGACGGGATCTGAACCAAACGATCGTGCTTCTGGGTCGTGATACGGTGATCGAACGTTTGCTTGCACAAGTAAAATAA
- a CDS encoding NYN domain-containing protein, translating into MADSRDVLLVDGYNMIGDWPELTRLAESGLEEARNRLLFRLADYQAFSGRRVIVVFDAYLVPGLGKSFTQSKVQIYFTKEKETADECIERLVRELSMRRRQIYVATSDMVEQHVIFGQGALRISARELLIEVEQNEKELKKRLEEDQAKTTRNTLGGKLSPDVLKEFERWRRE; encoded by the coding sequence ATGGCTGATTCCCGTGATGTGCTTCTTGTAGACGGGTACAACATGATTGGTGACTGGCCGGAGCTAACCAGACTGGCGGAAAGTGGGCTCGAAGAGGCGCGTAACAGGCTTCTCTTTCGGCTCGCTGACTATCAGGCGTTCTCCGGCCGGCGGGTCATTGTTGTGTTTGACGCCTACCTCGTGCCTGGACTCGGTAAATCCTTTACACAGAGCAAAGTACAGATTTATTTTACAAAGGAAAAAGAGACGGCAGACGAATGCATTGAGAGACTCGTTCGGGAACTAAGCATGCGAAGACGCCAAATCTATGTGGCTACGAGCGATATGGTAGAGCAACATGTCATTTTCGGACAGGGAGCGCTACGCATATCTGCAAGGGAATTGCTAATTGAAGTCGAGCAGAACGAAAAAGAATTAAAGAAACGACTGGAAGAAGATCAGGCGAAGACAACGCGTAATACTCTCGGGGGGAAGTTAAGTCCCGATGTATTGAAAGAGTTTGAGCGATGGCGGCGGGAATAA
- the rpmG gene encoding 50S ribosomal protein L33, which yields MRVIITLACTNCKQRNYTTTKNKRNHPDRMEMKKFCKFCNEQTSHRETR from the coding sequence ATGCGGGTAATTATTACTTTGGCTTGTACTAACTGCAAACAAAGAAATTACACTACGACAAAAAACAAGCGTAATCACCCCGACCGCATGGAGATGAAGAAATTTTGCAAGTTTTGTAACGAGCAGACTTCTCATCGCGAAACCAGATAG
- the secE gene encoding preprotein translocase subunit SecE has translation MKRSFKSLISFFTESWAELKKVRWPNRKELTNYTLIVLGTVVVMTLFFWVIDIGISFVIEAII, from the coding sequence GTGAAACGAAGTTTCAAATCTCTGATTTCCTTTTTCACAGAAAGCTGGGCTGAACTTAAAAAAGTTCGCTGGCCTAATCGTAAAGAGCTGACCAACTACACATTGATCGTACTTGGTACTGTTGTGGTTATGACGCTGTTTTTTTGGGTCATTGACATTGGCATCTCCTTTGTGATCGAAGCGATTATTTAA